One Theropithecus gelada isolate Dixy chromosome 18, Tgel_1.0, whole genome shotgun sequence DNA segment encodes these proteins:
- the C18H18orf32 gene encoding UPF0729 protein C18orf32 homolog, translating into MVCIPCIVIPVLLWIYKKFLEPYIYPLISPFVGRIWPKKAIQESNDPNKGKVDCKGADMNGLPTKGPTEISDKKKD; encoded by the exons ATGGTGTGCATTCCTTGTATCGTCATTCCAGTTCTGCTCTGGATCTACAAAAAATTCCTGGAGCCATACATATATCCTCTGATTTCCCCCTTCGTTGGCCGTATATGGCCTAAGAAAGCAATACAAGAATCCAACGATCCAAACAAAGGCAAAGTGGACTGTAAG GGTGCAGACATGAATGGATTACCAACAAAAGGACCAACAGAAATCTCTgataaaaagaaagactaa